In one window of Bradyrhizobium sp. AZCC 1721 DNA:
- a CDS encoding cold-shock protein, with protein sequence MAKGTVKWFNPTKGYGFIQPSSGGKDVFVHISAVEKAGLSTLNEGQTVEYEEIANRGKTSAENLKV encoded by the coding sequence ATGGCTAAAGGTACGGTGAAGTGGTTCAACCCGACCAAGGGATACGGGTTTATCCAACCCTCAAGCGGCGGCAAGGACGTGTTCGTTCATATTTCGGCAGTTGAGAAAGCTGGTCTTTCGACACTCAATGAAGGGCAGACCGTCGAGTACGAAGAGATCGCCAACCGCGGCAAAACTTCGGCCGAGAACCTCAAGGTTTAG
- the putA gene encoding bifunctional proline dehydrogenase/L-glutamate gamma-semialdehyde dehydrogenase PutA, translating to MLIPPSPLPPFRAPYAPDDRAMATRLLQAARLDAAQERRIDRAATALIKAIRANDDPLGGVEDMLREFALSTKEGLALMVLAEALLRVPDARTADQFIEDKLGQGDFIHHETRSSAFLVNASAWALGMSARVIQPGETPQGTIGRLTKRLGAPAVRAATRQAMRLMGNHFVLGETIEAALSRAQPHSARQQRYSFDMLGEGARTDDDAARYFTSYASAIEAIGRTADDRPLPDRPGISVKLSALHPRFEAVSQARVMDELVPRLIDLARQAKAYDLNFTVDAEEADRLELSLDVIAAAFADPSLAGWDGFGLAIQAYQKRASDVIDYVDRLARSLDRNMMVRLVKGAYWDTEIKRAQERGLDGYPVFTRKAMTDLNYVACAKQLLALRPRIFPQFATHNALTVATILELATEQSGFEFQRLHGMGEALYAKLGEDRPDIAHRTYAPVGSHRDLLAYLVRRLLENGANSSFVALAADGAVPVSQLLRRPADIVGSADNARHPNIPLPRDLYGPQRKNSRGIEFGERAALSKLVSAIAAERLPASGSIADATEMEANAAVSAARAGFTNWSRTPAKTRAAVLKKAADLLEARAAHFIALLQREGRKTLDDSVSEVREAVDFCRYYAAQGRELFGDGKPLVGPTGESNMLRLRGRGVFVAISPWNFPLAIFLGQVAAALMAGNAVVAKPAEQTPLIAAEAIRLLHEAGVPASALHLIAGDGRIGGALVAHPEIAGVVFTGSTEVARTINRALAAKDGPIVPLIAETGGINAMIVDATALPEQVADDVVTSAFRSAGQRCSALRLLFLQDDVADRVIEMIAGAARELVIGDPCDPATHIGPVIDAEAKQRLDAHIERMKKEARVHFAGHAPQGNYVAPHIFELSDAGQLTEEVFGPVLHVVRYRADRFDEVLQSVERSGYGLTLGIHSRIDDTVEDAIERLQVGNIYVNRNMIGAVVGVQPFGGHGLSGTGPKAGGPHYLARFATEQTVTINTAAAGGNAALMSGGE from the coding sequence ATGCTGATTCCTCCGTCGCCGCTTCCACCCTTCCGCGCGCCCTACGCGCCCGATGACCGCGCGATGGCCACCCGCCTGCTCCAGGCCGCGCGGCTGGACGCGGCGCAGGAGCGGCGCATCGATCGCGCAGCGACTGCGCTGATCAAAGCCATCAGGGCCAACGACGATCCTCTCGGCGGGGTCGAGGACATGCTGCGCGAGTTCGCGCTGTCGACCAAGGAGGGGCTGGCGCTGATGGTGCTGGCGGAAGCGCTGTTGCGGGTCCCGGACGCCCGCACCGCCGACCAGTTCATCGAGGACAAACTCGGCCAGGGCGACTTCATCCATCATGAAACCAGGTCGAGCGCCTTCCTGGTCAACGCCTCGGCGTGGGCGCTCGGCATGTCGGCCCGCGTGATCCAGCCCGGCGAGACCCCGCAGGGCACCATCGGGCGGCTGACCAAGCGGCTGGGCGCGCCCGCGGTGCGGGCGGCAACGCGGCAGGCGATGCGACTGATGGGCAATCATTTCGTGCTCGGCGAGACCATCGAGGCGGCGCTGTCGCGGGCGCAACCGCATTCCGCGCGCCAGCAACGGTACTCCTTCGACATGCTCGGCGAAGGCGCCCGCACCGACGACGACGCCGCGCGCTACTTCACTTCCTATGCCAGTGCCATCGAGGCGATCGGCCGCACGGCCGATGACCGTCCCCTGCCCGACCGGCCCGGCATCTCGGTCAAGCTCTCCGCGTTGCATCCCCGCTTCGAGGCCGTGAGCCAAGCGCGGGTGATGGACGAACTGGTTCCGCGGCTGATCGATCTCGCCCGGCAAGCCAAAGCCTATGATCTCAATTTCACGGTTGATGCCGAGGAAGCGGACCGGCTGGAATTGTCGCTCGACGTGATCGCGGCAGCCTTCGCTGATCCCTCGCTTGCGGGCTGGGACGGATTTGGGCTAGCGATCCAGGCCTACCAGAAACGGGCCAGTGACGTGATCGATTACGTCGATCGGCTCGCACGCAGCCTCGACCGCAACATGATGGTGCGGCTGGTCAAGGGCGCCTACTGGGACACCGAGATCAAGCGCGCGCAGGAACGCGGGCTCGACGGCTATCCCGTATTCACCCGCAAGGCGATGACGGACCTGAACTACGTTGCCTGCGCAAAACAATTGCTGGCGCTGCGACCACGGATATTTCCGCAGTTCGCCACCCACAATGCGCTCACCGTCGCGACCATCCTCGAACTGGCAACGGAGCAGAGCGGATTCGAATTCCAGCGCCTGCACGGCATGGGCGAGGCCCTCTACGCAAAGCTAGGCGAAGACCGTCCCGATATCGCTCATCGCACCTACGCGCCGGTCGGCAGCCACCGCGACCTCCTCGCCTATCTGGTGCGGCGATTGCTGGAGAACGGCGCCAATTCATCCTTTGTCGCGCTCGCCGCCGACGGGGCGGTGCCGGTCTCGCAATTGCTGCGGCGCCCTGCTGATATCGTCGGCAGCGCCGATAATGCCAGACATCCGAATATCCCGCTGCCGCGCGACCTCTATGGGCCGCAACGAAAAAACTCCCGCGGAATCGAATTCGGTGAACGCGCGGCGTTGAGCAAACTCGTCTCGGCCATCGCCGCGGAACGACTGCCCGCATCCGGAAGCATTGCGGATGCGACGGAGATGGAGGCGAATGCGGCGGTATCGGCCGCACGCGCCGGCTTCACGAATTGGAGCAGAACACCGGCCAAGACACGCGCAGCCGTGCTTAAAAAAGCTGCGGATCTCCTGGAAGCCCGCGCGGCGCATTTCATCGCGCTGCTGCAACGAGAGGGCCGCAAGACGCTGGACGATTCGGTATCAGAAGTCCGCGAAGCCGTGGACTTCTGCCGCTACTATGCGGCACAGGGACGCGAGCTGTTTGGCGATGGCAAGCCGCTTGTGGGCCCAACCGGCGAGAGCAATATGCTCCGTCTGCGCGGCCGCGGCGTCTTCGTCGCGATCTCGCCGTGGAATTTTCCGCTGGCGATATTCCTTGGACAGGTCGCGGCGGCATTGATGGCGGGCAACGCGGTCGTCGCGAAGCCGGCCGAGCAGACGCCGCTGATTGCGGCTGAAGCCATCAGGCTGTTGCACGAAGCCGGCGTGCCGGCATCAGCGCTGCATCTGATCGCCGGCGACGGCCGGATCGGCGGCGCGCTGGTGGCACATCCCGAGATCGCCGGCGTCGTCTTTACCGGCTCGACCGAGGTGGCGCGCACGATCAACCGCGCGCTCGCTGCCAAGGATGGGCCGATCGTGCCGCTGATCGCCGAGACCGGCGGCATCAATGCGATGATCGTCGATGCCACCGCCCTGCCCGAACAGGTCGCCGACGACGTCGTGACCTCGGCATTCCGCTCCGCCGGCCAGCGCTGCTCGGCACTGCGGCTGTTGTTCCTGCAGGACGACGTCGCCGACCGCGTGATCGAGATGATTGCGGGCGCGGCGCGCGAACTCGTCATCGGCGACCCCTGCGATCCGGCCACGCATATCGGACCGGTGATCGACGCCGAGGCCAAGCAGCGGCTGGACGCGCATATCGAACGGATGAAGAAAGAAGCCCGGGTGCACTTTGCGGGTCACGCACCACAGGGCAATTACGTCGCACCGCATATTTTTGAACTGTCCGATGCCGGCCAGCTCACGGAAGAAGTGTTCGGCCCAGTGCTGCATGTGGTTCGCTATCGCGCTGACCGGTTCGACGAGGTGCTGCAATCGGTCGAGCGCTCCGGCTACGGACTGACGCTCGGCATCCATTCCCGGATCGACGATACGGTGGAAGACGCCATCGAGCGCCTGCAGGTCGGCAATATCTACGTCAACCGCAACATGATCGGCGCCGTCGTCGGCGTGCAGCCGTTCGGCGGCCACGGGCTATCCGGCACCGGGCCCAAGGCCGGCGGGCCGCATTATCTGGCGCGTTTTGCAACCGAGCAGACGGTGACCATCAACACGGCGGCTGCCGGCGGAAATGCAGCGCTGATGTCTGGCGGCGAGTAG